From the Ilumatobacteraceae bacterium genome, the window CGCTCTCGACGCGCACGGCATCGCGCAGCGAACGGGCGAGCCCCTTGAACGTGGCCTCGATGATGTGGTGCACGTTGCGCCCGCGCACGAGTTCGACGTGCAGCGTCATCGCGGCCGCGTTCGCGAACGACGCGATCGCGTGTTCGGCGAGCTGCGGATCGAACGGCGGGTTGCCCAGCGGCAGGACCTCGGGCATCGGCACGATCCACTCGACGTGGGCACGCCCGGACAGATCGAGCGCGATGTCGACGAGCGCCTCGTCGAGCGGGAACCTCCCGCTCGCGAACCGCCGGATGCCCGCCTTGTCGCCCAGCGCCTCCCGGAACGCCTCACCGAGCGCGATCGCCACGTCTTCGACCGTGTGGTGGGTGTCGATGTGCAGGTCGCCGTCGGCCTTGACGACGAGATCGAACCCGCCGTGGCGTCCGAGCTGGTCGAGCATGTGGTCGTAGAACGGGATGCCGGTCGACACGTCGGTCTGCCCGGTCCCGTCGAGATCGATCGAGATCTCGATCTTCGTTTCCTTGGTCGAACGGTCTCGTTGTGCTGTGCGGCTCATGCCACGACCTCTCTCAGTGCGTTCAGGAAGGCGTCGTTCTCGCCGGGGTTGCCGACGGTGACGCGGAGTCGATCGGCGAGGCGCGGCCAGCCGGAGCAGTCGCGCACGAGCACGCTCCGATCGAGCAGGCCCTGCCAGACGTCGCGGCCGGATCGGGTCGTCGGCCGGAACAGGATGAAGTTGGCGCCGCTCGGTGTCACCTCGATCGGCATGCCGGCCATCTCGGCCGACAGTCGTTCGCGTTCGGCGACGATCGACCTGACGCGGTCGTCCATCTCGTCGACGAATCGCAACGCGAGCCGACCGGCGATCTGCTTGGCGGTGTCGAGGTGATAGGGCAGGACGACCTTGTCGAGTTCGGTGATGAACCACGTCGGACCGATCACGTAGCCGAGCCGGACACCGGCCATGCTCCACGTCTTGGAGAAGGTGCGCGTGACGACGAGCGGGCGGTCGTCCTGCACGAGCGACAGCGCCGACCAGTCGGCGAACTGGGCGTACGCCTCGTCGGCGACGACCAGCCCGTTCGACAGTCGGAGCAACTCGCGGATGTGCTCCTCGGGCTCGACCAGACCGGTCGGGTTGTTGGGCGACGTGAGGAACGTGACGTGCGGGTCGTGCTCGGCCACCACCCGCTGCATCTCGGCCGGGTCGAGGGTGAAGTCGTCCTGTCGTTCGCCCTCGACCACCGTGGATCCGACCACGCGGGCGATCTGGCCGTGCATCTGATACGTCGGCTCGAAGGTCGCGACCGTCCGACCGGCACCCGCATAGGTCAGCAGGATCGTCTGCAGCACCTCGTTCGACCCGTTGGCGGCGAACACCATGTCGGGCGACACGCCGTGGAGGGAGGCGATCGCCTCGCGCAGTTCCCACGCGGCCCGATCCGGATAGCGATGCCACTCGACGCGGGACAGCTCCGCGGCGAACGCATCACGCCAGGCATCGGGCGGAGGGACGGCCGATTCGTTCGTGTTGAGCCGGACCGCCACGTCGACTTGGGGTGAGTGGTACCCATCGAGCGTACGCAAGTCGTCACGGACCGGAATCACACGGGCAGGCTAGCGAGCGGTTCCGAAACCGACGGAATAGGTTGGCCTCGTGACTCGCTCCACCGGCCCCAGTCCGACATCCGCCGCCGCCGAATTGCACGTCATCGCCGACACGGTCGAGCGGCAGCGTGAACGTGTTGCCGCGATCGCCGAGCCGTACCTCGGCACCGAGCGCGAAGACGTGATCGCCACCGTGCACGAGGCCGAACGGCAACTGCTGATCGCGACACGTTCGCTACGGCGAGCGATCAAGACCCTCGAACGCTGACCCGCCACCCGATCGGGTGTTATCGGCCCGAAAACGGGGATGGCCCTCCGGCGAACCGGAGGGCCATCGAACCCTGAGCGGATCAGGTGGCGGAACCCGATCTCGCTACGACCAGGTGGCGGGAACCTGGTTGCCGACATTCTGACGCCGCAAAGATCACACTGCAAGCATTGCCGTCCCGAATCGGCGGCACTTCACACAACTCTGACCGAGTTGACGGGACCGTCCGGCGAGAACACTGTTCCGGCCGAGGTCACCTCGGCCGAGCGATACCCTTCGACGCCCATGCGTGTGGTGACCGTGCTGCGACAACTCGACCGAGATCAGAGCGACCAGCTGGTCGGCTTCGTGGAGCGCGTGACCGAGGCAACGGGCAGCCGACCGCTGTCCGACCATCTCTGGCTCGACCTGCGCGCC encodes:
- the hisC gene encoding histidinol-phosphate transaminase is translated as MIPVRDDLRTLDGYHSPQVDVAVRLNTNESAVPPPDAWRDAFAAELSRVEWHRYPDRAAWELREAIASLHGVSPDMVFAANGSNEVLQTILLTYAGAGRTVATFEPTYQMHGQIARVVGSTVVEGERQDDFTLDPAEMQRVVAEHDPHVTFLTSPNNPTGLVEPEEHIRELLRLSNGLVVADEAYAQFADWSALSLVQDDRPLVVTRTFSKTWSMAGVRLGYVIGPTWFITELDKVVLPYHLDTAKQIAGRLALRFVDEMDDRVRSIVAERERLSAEMAGMPIEVTPSGANFILFRPTTRSGRDVWQGLLDRSVLVRDCSGWPRLADRLRVTVGNPGENDAFLNALREVVA
- the hisB gene encoding imidazoleglycerol-phosphate dehydratase HisB, which codes for MSRTAQRDRSTKETKIEISIDLDGTGQTDVSTGIPFYDHMLDQLGRHGGFDLVVKADGDLHIDTHHTVEDVAIALGEAFREALGDKAGIRRFASGRFPLDEALVDIALDLSGRAHVEWIVPMPEVLPLGNPPFDPQLAEHAIASFANAAAMTLHVELVRGRNVHHIIEATFKGLARSLRDAVRVESAGGVPSTKGVL